Proteins encoded in a region of the Malaciobacter mytili LMG 24559 genome:
- the argC gene encoding N-acetyl-gamma-glutamyl-phosphate reductase: MNIAIIGASGYTGLELIKILINHPKFNITYIANSTGEINVQELHPCLKDVINITVENADAKEVSKVADLAFLALPHKTSMAFAKELLKEGVKVVDLSADYRLELDTYEKHYCAHEDKENINDAVYGLPEYYKQNLKEAILVANPGCYPTASLLALLPFVDFIQEETPIFIDAKSGVSGAGKKLAETTHFCHINENIHAYNPLAHRHMPEIEEKVRLVKNKEFSINFVPHLIPVTRGMLVSVYATLKEEIDVESILEEAYKNSEFVRIRKTPVDIKSTAGTNFCDIFVKRNGKALFINSSIDNLLRGASSQAVVNANLMCGYEEGLGIPKIAYVP, encoded by the coding sequence ATGAATATAGCAATTATTGGAGCTAGTGGATATACTGGTTTAGAATTAATTAAAATTTTAATTAATCATCCAAAATTTAATATTACATATATTGCAAATTCAACAGGTGAAATAAATGTGCAAGAGTTACATCCTTGTTTAAAAGATGTGATTAATATAACTGTTGAAAATGCAGATGCAAAGGAAGTATCAAAAGTTGCTGATTTAGCATTTTTGGCTCTACCTCATAAAACTTCTATGGCTTTTGCTAAAGAGTTATTAAAAGAGGGGGTAAAAGTAGTTGATTTAAGTGCAGATTATAGACTTGAACTTGACACTTATGAAAAACACTATTGTGCACATGAAGATAAAGAAAATATAAATGATGCTGTATATGGATTGCCTGAATATTATAAACAGAATTTAAAAGAAGCAATTTTAGTTGCAAATCCAGGATGTTATCCAACTGCTTCACTTTTAGCACTATTACCTTTTGTAGATTTTATACAAGAAGAAACACCTATTTTTATTGATGCAAAATCAGGAGTTAGTGGGGCAGGTAAAAAATTGGCAGAGACAACACATTTTTGCCATATAAATGAAAATATTCATGCTTATAATCCTTTAGCTCATAGACATATGCCTGAGATTGAAGAAAAAGTAAGATTAGTTAAAAATAAAGAATTTTCTATAAACTTTGTACCTCACTTAATTCCTGTTACAAGAGGAATGTTAGTTTCAGTTTATGCAACTTTAAAAGAAGAAATTGATGTGGAGAGTATTTTAGAAGAGGCATATAAAAATAGTGAGTTTGTAAGAATTAGAAAAACTCCTGTTGATATAAAATCAACAGCAGGAACAAACTTTTGTGATATTTTTGTAAAAAGAAATGGTAAAGCTTTATTTATTAACTCTTCAATTGATAACTTATTAAGAGGTGCTTCTTCTCAAGCAGTTGTTAATGCAAACTTAATGTGTGGATATGAAGAGGGTCTTGGGATCCCAAAAATTGCTTATGTTCCTTAA
- a CDS encoding UDP-2,3-diacylglucosamine diphosphatase yields MFLNIKENAIFVADSHYNERNQEFLIFLEKVKSKEIKAEQLFFMGDMFDFISEESKYFVKRNQKLLNLINELSKTIQIVYLEGNHDYNLSSLFPNVLVVKRENQPLIALYKHKKVALSHGDNFTPKSYDIYCKVIRNKPLLNFLNFIDFNNFISKKIYYTLIKKTICSDFKGFETLAKRRVGYFNSDIVIEGHFHQGKEFLFDNKRYVNIPSLCCSKEYTKLENEKFIKVKL; encoded by the coding sequence ATGTTCCTTAATATTAAAGAAAATGCGATTTTTGTAGCTGATTCTCACTATAATGAGAGAAATCAAGAGTTTTTAATCTTTTTAGAGAAAGTAAAATCTAAAGAGATTAAAGCAGAGCAACTTTTTTTTATGGGTGATATGTTTGATTTTATTTCAGAAGAGAGTAAATATTTTGTAAAAAGAAATCAAAAACTACTAAACCTTATAAACGAACTTTCAAAAACTATACAAATAGTATATTTAGAAGGAAATCATGACTATAATCTTAGTTCACTTTTTCCAAATGTATTAGTAGTAAAAAGAGAAAACCAACCTTTAATTGCTCTATATAAACATAAAAAAGTAGCTCTTTCTCATGGGGATAACTTTACTCCGAAATCTTATGATATTTATTGTAAAGTTATAAGAAATAAACCCCTTTTAAATTTTTTAAATTTTATAGATTTTAATAATTTTATTTCAAAAAAAATATATTATACTTTAATAAAAAAGACTATTTGCTCTGATTTTAAAGGTTTTGAAACTTTAGCAAAAAGAAGAGTAGGGTATTTTAATAGTGATATTGTAATTGAAGGACATTTTCATCAAGGAAAAGAGTTTTTATTTGATAATAAAAGATATGTAAATATTCCTTCTTTATGTTGTAGTAAAGAGTATACAAAGCTAGAAAATGAAAAGTTTATAAAAGTAAAATTATGA
- the uvrB gene encoding excinuclease ABC subunit UvrB yields MAKFKVVSEYEPSGDQPQAIEALSSSILEGNKYQTLLGVTGSGKTYTMAKVIEKVQKPTLIMTHNKTLAAQLYSEFKAFFPNNHVEYFISYYDYYQPEAYIPRSDLFIEKDSSINEELERLRLSATASLLSFDDVIVIASVSANYGLGNPEEYKAMVQRIEVGFDYSQKEFLLKLVEMGYKRNDKFFDRADFRVNGDVIDIFPAYYEDEFIRVEFFGDEVESITKHEYLTNTKVKELNEVIIYSVNPFVVSNDKLAIAVKQIEEELQQRLEFFKAEDKLVEYQRLKQRVEFDLEMIESTGMCKGIENYARHLTGQKAGETPYSLMNYFEQMQEEFLLIVDESHVSLPQFRGMHAADRSRKEVLVEYGFRLPSALDNRPLKFDEFINKAPHFLFVSATPNELELEKSSVVAEQIIRPTGLLDPVIEIMDSEYQVEKLFDEIKRVVAKNQRVLVTVLTKKMAEELTSYYSDLGLKIKYMHSEIDAIERNQIIRELRLGQFDILVGINLLREGLDIPETSLVAILDADKEGFLRSKTSLIQTIGRAARNENGKVILFAKRITDSMQFAIDETNRRREIQENYNKKHNITPKSTKRKLDENLKVEEYDDLAWKKQKLEKMPASEKKKLLVELNKKMKKAASDLNFEEAIRLRDEIEKIKKL; encoded by the coding sequence ATCGCAAAGTTTAAAGTAGTAAGTGAATATGAACCATCAGGGGACCAGCCACAAGCAATAGAAGCATTAAGTAGTTCTATTCTTGAAGGAAATAAGTATCAAACACTTTTAGGTGTTACAGGAAGTGGTAAAACATATACAATGGCTAAAGTGATAGAAAAAGTACAAAAGCCAACACTTATAATGACACATAATAAGACTTTAGCTGCACAGTTATATAGTGAATTTAAAGCATTTTTCCCAAATAACCATGTGGAGTACTTTATCTCTTATTATGATTATTATCAACCTGAAGCATATATTCCAAGAAGTGATTTATTTATTGAAAAAGACTCTTCAATTAATGAAGAATTAGAAAGATTAAGACTTAGTGCAACTGCTTCACTTTTATCTTTTGATGATGTAATAGTAATTGCTTCAGTTTCAGCTAATTATGGATTGGGAAATCCAGAAGAATATAAAGCAATGGTTCAAAGAATTGAAGTTGGTTTTGATTACTCTCAAAAAGAGTTTTTACTAAAATTAGTAGAAATGGGATATAAAAGAAATGATAAATTTTTTGATAGGGCAGATTTTAGAGTAAATGGTGATGTAATTGATATTTTCCCTGCTTATTATGAAGATGAGTTTATTAGAGTGGAATTTTTTGGTGATGAGGTTGAATCAATTACTAAACATGAATATCTAACAAATACAAAAGTAAAAGAGTTAAATGAAGTAATAATTTATTCAGTTAATCCTTTTGTTGTTTCAAATGATAAATTAGCAATTGCAGTTAAGCAAATCGAAGAAGAACTTCAACAAAGATTAGAGTTTTTTAAAGCTGAAGATAAATTAGTCGAGTATCAAAGACTAAAACAAAGAGTTGAGTTTGATTTGGAGATGATAGAAAGTACAGGTATGTGTAAGGGAATTGAGAATTATGCTCGACATTTAACTGGACAAAAAGCTGGTGAAACACCTTATTCTTTAATGAACTATTTTGAGCAAATGCAAGAAGAATTTTTACTAATTGTTGATGAGTCTCATGTTTCACTACCACAATTTAGAGGAATGCATGCAGCTGATAGAAGTAGAAAAGAGGTTTTAGTAGAGTATGGATTTAGGCTTCCTAGTGCACTTGATAATAGACCTTTAAAATTTGATGAATTTATAAATAAAGCACCACATTTTCTCTTTGTAAGTGCAACTCCAAATGAACTTGAACTTGAAAAAAGTTCAGTTGTAGCTGAACAAATAATAAGACCCACAGGTTTACTTGACCCAGTTATTGAGATAATGGATAGTGAATATCAAGTAGAAAAACTTTTTGATGAAATAAAAAGAGTAGTTGCAAAAAATCAAAGAGTTTTAGTTACTGTTTTAACTAAAAAAATGGCTGAGGAATTAACTTCTTATTACAGTGATTTAGGACTTAAAATAAAATATATGCATAGTGAAATTGATGCAATTGAAAGAAACCAAATTATTAGAGAGTTAAGACTTGGGCAATTTGATATTCTTGTGGGAATTAACTTGCTAAGAGAAGGTCTTGATATTCCTGAGACTTCTTTAGTTGCTATTTTAGATGCAGATAAAGAAGGATTTTTAAGAAGTAAAACCTCTTTAATTCAAACTATAGGAAGAGCTGCACGGAATGAAAATGGAAAAGTTATTTTATTTGCTAAAAGAATAACTGATTCTATGCAATTTGCAATAGATGAAACAAATAGAAGAAGAGAAATACAAGAAAACTATAATAAAAAACATAATATTACTCCAAAATCAACAAAGAGAAAACTAGATGAAAATCTAAAAGTTGAAGAGTATGATGATTTAGCTTGGAAAAAACAAAAACTAGAAAAAATGCCTGCAAGTGAAAAGAAAAAGTTACTTGTGGAATTAAATAAAAAGATGAAAAAAGCTGCAAGTGATTTAAACTTTGAAGAGGCTATTAGACTAAGAGATGAAATAGAAAAGATAAAAAAACTATAA
- a CDS encoding CHASE2 domain-containing protein, whose protein sequence is MKNIIKYLFMLVLIFSSIVFIYIKQPNLLKIVDNQIEDLLYIFKNSSEKSKNVVIIDIDDKSINKLGQWPWSRDIVAKLINNLQQYNIKTLGIDIVFSEEDRSSPSKLLEKLDLDMQDIPNYDKIFASSIEQSKFPIVLGYQFLNKELEIVNFETPYIPAIYHPVKEVQLELLEAKDINLNIPIIQDSGNSSGFLNSTPDIFGTIRKMPLLISYNNQLYPSLALEIARTFYKLKEVRIEDCTVGINKIVFNDFSIPIDNNALININYYNLEFFNSISFIDIFENKKDLNEILNNKIVLIGSSASGIVNLNKTPLNQYLTSTQIQATILENILTKKFVYEPIWEKNLIIAFLFFTIAVVLSSIFFSNFLITTLFAFISFLTFTLTLWYLFYKKGLIIDAGYVFITLIFIYFITSVLIFLKERKELKTIKNKFAAKVSKDVMNDLLKSDSSLHFTTKKKEITIFFSDIIGFTKITNKIDNPDKLTNYLNLYMNPMTKIIMQNKGTVDKFIGDSIMAYWNAPNNVKNHQDLALSSALKQLEYLKNLNQEYLKNALPLIQIRIGINSGISYVGEMGADDRNDYTAIGKEVNKAAILEQVCKFYKASCIISQSVKENLKKDYTLRYIDTILIDGTKEAFKIYEVFKEGLPKPEEKQEIELFEKAVNLYQERQLDKALELFKSLDTNSKFNPYISKIYIHRITKVLNGEKFSSISHINKKLISN, encoded by the coding sequence ATGAAAAATATTATTAAATATCTATTTATGTTAGTTTTAATCTTTAGTAGTATTGTTTTTATCTATATTAAACAACCTAATTTATTAAAAATAGTAGATAATCAAATTGAAGATTTATTATATATTTTTAAAAATAGTAGTGAAAAAAGTAAAAATGTAGTTATTATTGATATTGATGATAAAAGTATAAATAAATTAGGTCAATGGCCTTGGTCAAGAGATATAGTTGCAAAACTTATAAATAATCTACAACAATATAATATTAAAACATTAGGAATAGATATAGTTTTTTCAGAAGAGGATAGAAGCTCTCCTTCTAAACTTTTAGAAAAACTAGATTTAGATATGCAAGATATTCCCAATTATGATAAAATTTTTGCTTCAAGTATTGAACAATCAAAATTTCCAATTGTTTTAGGATACCAATTTTTAAATAAAGAACTAGAAATTGTAAATTTTGAAACTCCATATATTCCAGCAATATACCATCCAGTAAAAGAAGTACAATTAGAACTTTTAGAGGCAAAGGATATAAATTTAAATATTCCTATTATTCAAGATAGTGGAAATTCTAGTGGTTTTTTAAACTCAACACCTGATATTTTTGGAACAATTAGAAAAATGCCCTTACTTATCTCTTATAACAATCAGTTATATCCTTCTTTAGCTTTAGAAATTGCTAGAACTTTTTATAAGTTAAAAGAAGTAAGAATTGAAGATTGTACAGTAGGAATAAATAAAATCGTTTTTAATGATTTCTCAATTCCCATTGATAATAATGCCTTAATAAATATAAACTACTATAATCTTGAATTTTTTAATAGTATCTCTTTTATTGATATATTTGAAAATAAAAAAGATTTAAATGAGATTTTAAATAATAAAATAGTGTTAATAGGAAGTTCAGCTTCAGGAATAGTAAATTTAAATAAAACTCCTTTAAATCAATATCTAACAAGTACACAAATTCAAGCAACAATTTTAGAAAATATCTTAACTAAAAAGTTTGTTTATGAACCAATTTGGGAAAAAAATCTTATTATTGCTTTTTTATTTTTTACTATTGCAGTAGTTTTAAGTTCTATATTTTTTAGCAATTTTTTAATTACTACTCTTTTTGCTTTTATTTCATTTTTAACTTTTACTTTAACTTTATGGTATTTATTTTATAAAAAAGGATTAATAATAGATGCTGGATATGTATTTATAACTTTAATCTTTATATATTTTATAACTTCAGTTTTAATATTTTTAAAAGAGAGAAAAGAGTTAAAAACTATTAAAAATAAATTTGCTGCAAAAGTTTCAAAAGATGTAATGAATGATTTATTAAAAAGTGATAGTTCTTTACATTTTACTACTAAGAAAAAAGAGATTACTATATTTTTTTCTGATATTATAGGTTTTACTAAAATTACCAATAAAATTGACAACCCAGATAAACTTACTAACTATTTAAATTTATATATGAATCCTATGACAAAAATAATAATGCAAAATAAAGGAACAGTTGATAAATTTATAGGAGATTCAATAATGGCTTATTGGAATGCTCCAAATAATGTTAAAAATCATCAAGACTTAGCATTAAGTTCTGCTTTAAAGCAGTTGGAATATTTAAAAAACCTAAATCAAGAATATTTAAAAAATGCTTTACCTTTAATTCAAATTAGAATTGGAATTAATAGTGGTATTTCATATGTGGGAGAAATGGGTGCTGATGATAGAAATGATTATACAGCAATAGGAAAAGAAGTAAATAAAGCTGCTATTTTAGAACAAGTTTGTAAATTTTATAAAGCCTCTTGCATTATCTCTCAAAGTGTAAAAGAAAATTTAAAAAAAGATTACACATTAAGATATATTGATACTATCTTAATTGATGGAACAAAAGAAGCTTTTAAAATTTATGAAGTTTTTAAAGAAGGTTTACCAAAACCTGAAGAAAAACAAGAAATTGAACTTTTTGAAAAAGCTGTAAATTTATACCAAGAAAGACAACTTGATAAAGCTTTAGAACTTTTTAAAAGTTTAGATACAAACTCAAAGTTCAATCCATATATTAGTAAAATATATATTCATAGAATTACAAAAGTTTTAAATGGTGAAAAATTTAGTTCTATTTCTCATATAAATAAAAAACTAATTTCAAATTAA
- a CDS encoding FecR family protein, with the protein MKIIFLSLFLLFNIFAKEVGKVEKVIVDEEEKLVALVQRDNEVLNLKDVGFVVHQNDIIKTYKKSKLKIRFLDDTIIYIGPKTTLEIAKYYYDKENKENNATNLKILNGSFRLKTGKIGELAPEQFKIDTKFSVIGIRG; encoded by the coding sequence TTGAAAATAATATTTTTATCTCTTTTTCTATTATTTAATATATTTGCAAAAGAAGTAGGAAAAGTTGAAAAAGTTATAGTAGATGAAGAAGAAAAACTTGTTGCTTTAGTTCAAAGGGATAATGAAGTTCTAAACTTAAAAGATGTGGGCTTTGTTGTTCATCAAAATGATATTATTAAAACTTACAAAAAATCAAAATTAAAAATTAGATTTTTAGATGATACTATTATTTATATAGGTCCTAAAACTACTTTAGAAATTGCAAAATATTATTATGATAAAGAAAATAAAGAAAATAATGCAACAAACTTAAAAATTTTAAATGGTTCTTTTAGATTAAAAACTGGGAAAATTGGAGAATTGGCTCCTGAACAATTTAAAATTGATACAAAATTCTCTGTGATAGGAATAAGAGGATGA
- the nth gene encoding endonuclease III: MKKATKADIEIIKKAFVETYSGAVTELNYTNDYELLIAIILSAQCTDKRVNIITPALFEKYPDVFALADANLEDVKELLKTCSFFNNKAKNIIKMAQSVIANYDGNIPHNQKELVKLAGVGNKTANVFMIEFEGANLMAVDTHVFRVSHRLGLSYEKTVEKTEAELVKKLKDDLHIFHQAMVLFGRYTCKALNPDCDNCLFPHICKTKQSFKPA; the protein is encoded by the coding sequence ATGAAAAAAGCTACAAAAGCTGATATTGAAATAATTAAAAAAGCCTTTGTTGAAACCTATTCAGGTGCAGTTACAGAGTTAAATTATACAAATGATTATGAATTATTAATTGCAATTATTTTAAGTGCTCAATGTACTGATAAAAGAGTAAATATAATAACTCCTGCACTTTTTGAAAAATATCCAGATGTTTTTGCTTTAGCTGATGCAAACTTAGAAGATGTAAAAGAGCTTCTAAAAACTTGTTCTTTTTTTAATAATAAAGCAAAAAATATTATAAAAATGGCACAAAGTGTAATTGCAAATTATGATGGAAATATTCCACATAATCAAAAAGAGCTTGTAAAACTTGCAGGAGTAGGAAATAAAACAGCAAATGTATTTATGATTGAGTTTGAGGGTGCAAATTTGATGGCTGTTGATACTCATGTTTTTAGAGTTTCTCATAGACTTGGACTTTCATATGAAAAAACTGTTGAAAAAACAGAAGCTGAACTTGTAAAAAAACTAAAAGATGATTTACATATTTTTCATCAAGCTATGGTACTTTTTGGAAGATATACTTGTAAAGCTTTAAATCCTGATTGTGATAATTGTCTTTTCCCTCATATTTGTAAAACTAAACAATCTTTTAAACCTGCATAA